In the genome of Siniperca chuatsi isolate FFG_IHB_CAS linkage group LG17, ASM2008510v1, whole genome shotgun sequence, one region contains:
- the si:ch211-153f2.3 gene encoding uncharacterized protein si:ch211-153f2.3: MDRDSHSEDTLSTMVLENIKNKLIHAFRTTGDSREDPQGSGSTVRPVSIGRNYQANEELRRAQIDGAITWLRSELLEMRSQDLQLAQTLLGLNTEIQRLRRESFGGVEVEGDDQQ, from the exons ATGGACCGAGACAGTCACAGCGAGGATACTTTGTCGACCATGGTTCTGgagaacattaaaaacaaactgattcATGCCTTCAGGACGACAGGAGACTCCAGAGAAGATCCTCAAGGCTCTGGCTCCACTGTTAGACCAGTCAGCATCGGCAGGAATTACCAAGCCAACGAAGAGCTGCGGAGGGCACAGATAGATGGAGCGATAACCTGGCTGAGGTCTGAACTG CTGGAGATGCGCTCCCAGGACCTCCAGCTGGCTCAGACACTGCTGGGGCTCAACACAGAGATCCAAAGACTGAGGAGGGAGAGTTTCGGAGGTGTGGAAGTAGAAGGGGACGATCAGCAGTAA